A DNA window from Pyrus communis chromosome 3, drPyrComm1.1, whole genome shotgun sequence contains the following coding sequences:
- the LOC137728161 gene encoding uncharacterized protein, giving the protein MARSGNYELRTLIFSYENYEFYRIKMVTIFKSHGLWKLVEKGVTTSDSKKKKVEGSLEDEDNEKTVFAYMQDAKALGIIQSAVSDEIFPRIANADLAKMACDMLYGEYHGGDQVQSVKLQNFRREFKYTRMRDDESLSGYLTRLNELINQMKTFGEVLSNERLVQKVLISLSKPYDPICLVIENTKCIETIELQEVGNSKKPGTAF; this is encoded by the coding sequence ATGGCTAGATCTGGAAATTATGAGCTGAGAACTCTGATCTTCTCCTatgagaactacgagttctATAGAATTAAGATGGTGACGATCTTCAAATCTCATGGGCTATGGAAATTAGTTGAAAAAGGGGTCACGACCTCAgattcaaagaagaagaaggttgaaGGGAGCTTAGAAGATGAAGACAATGAGAAAACAGTGTTTGCATATATGCAAGATGCAAAAGCTTTGGGTATTATACAAAGTGCAGTCTCTGATGAAATATTTCCTCGAATTGCCAACGCCGATTTAGCGAAGATGGCATGTGATATGCTATATGGAGAATACCATGGTGGTGATCAAGTACAGTCGGTTAAACTCCAAAATTTTCGACGTGAATTTAAGTATACTAGAATGCGTGATGATGAATCATTATCTGGGTATCTTACACGTTTGAATGAACTGATTAACCAAATGAAGACGTTTGGTGAAGTGTTATCGAATGAAAGACTTGTGCAAAAGGTTTTAATCAGTCTTAGCAAACCCTATGATCCCATTTGTCTTGTGATTGAGAACACAAAATGTATAGAGACTATTGAATTACAGGAGGTTGGCAATTCTAAAAAGCCAGGAACAGCGTTTTGA